In a single window of the Elaeis guineensis isolate ETL-2024a chromosome 4, EG11, whole genome shotgun sequence genome:
- the LOC105043276 gene encoding putative cinnamyl alcohol dehydrogenase 4 isoform X1 produces the protein MDTEIGSGDCLAWAARDAFGTLSPYRFKRRVVGRDDVHIKITHCGVCYADVIWTRNMAGDSKYPLVPGHEIVGLVTEVGSSVKGFKVGDHAGVGTYVDSCGECEYCNDFVEVHCSKGSILTFNGLDSDGTVTKGGYSSYIIVKERYCYRIPDGYPLAMAAPLLCAGITVYTPMMRHKMNQPDKSLGVIGLGGLGHMAVKFGKAFGLNVTVFSTSESKKEAALKLLGADKFVISSDKKQMESMTNSLDFIIDTASGDHPFDPYLSLLKVGGVLVLVGFPSEVRLHPGSLSYGSRTIAGSLTGGTKETQAMLEFCAANKVYPEIELINIQYINEALERLVKRDVKYRFVIDIQNSLK, from the exons ATGGACACTGAAATTGGTAGTGGAGATTGCCTAGCTTGGGCTGCAAGAGATGCTTTTGGAACTCTTTCACCTTACAGATTCAAGCGCAG AGTTGTTGGAAGAGATGATGTTCATATAAAAATAACAcattgtggagtttgttacgcTGATGTCATTTGGACTCGAAATATGGCTGGTGACTCAAAGTACCCATTGGTGCCTGG GCATGAGATTGTTGGGCTTGTCACAGAGGTTGGTTCCAGTGTTAAAGGTTTCAAAGTTGGTGACCATGCTGGTGTTGGCACGTATGTTGATTCATGTGGAGAGTGCGAGTATTGTAATGATTTTGTAGAAGTTCATTGTTCGAAAGGATCAATTTTGACTTTCAACGGCCTTGATTCAGATGGCACTGTCACAAAAGGGGGATATTCCAGCTACATCATAGTTAAGGAGAG GTACTGCTACAGGATACCTGATGGCTACCCATTAGCTATGGCAGCACCTTTGCTGTGTGCTGGAATCACAGTGTACACTCCCATGATGCGTCATAAGATGAACCAACCTGACAAATCTCTTGGAGTCATTGGGCTAGGTGGCCTTGGTCACATGGCAGTGAAGTTTGGAAAAGCTTTTGGTTTGAATGTAACAGTGTTCAGTACAAGTGAATCCAAGAAAGAAGCAGCACTCAAACTTCTTGGAGCAGACAAATTTGTGATCTCATCAGACAAGAAGCAGATGGAG TCCATGACAAATTCCCTGGACTTCATCATTGACACTGCTTCTGGTGATCACCCCTTTGATCCTTACTTGTCACTGCTGAAGGTTGGTGGAGTTCTAGTCCTAGTGGGCTTTCCTAGTGAAGTCCGCCTGCATCCTGGAAGTCTTAGTTATG GTTCAAGAACTATTGCTGGTAGTTTGACCGGTGGTACCAAAGAGACACAAGCAATGCTGGAATTCTGTGCAGCAAACAAAGTATACCCAGAAATTGAACTCATTAACATTCAGTACATAAATGAGGCACTTGAGAGGCTTGTAAAAAGAGATGTGAAGTATCGTTTCGTGATTGATATTCAAAACTCTCTCAAGTGA
- the LOC105043276 gene encoding probable cinnamyl alcohol dehydrogenase 1 isoform X2 has translation MAGDSKYPLVPGHEIVGLVTEVGSSVKGFKVGDHAGVGTYVDSCGECEYCNDFVEVHCSKGSILTFNGLDSDGTVTKGGYSSYIIVKERYCYRIPDGYPLAMAAPLLCAGITVYTPMMRHKMNQPDKSLGVIGLGGLGHMAVKFGKAFGLNVTVFSTSESKKEAALKLLGADKFVISSDKKQMESMTNSLDFIIDTASGDHPFDPYLSLLKVGGVLVLVGFPSEVRLHPGSLSYGSRTIAGSLTGGTKETQAMLEFCAANKVYPEIELINIQYINEALERLVKRDVKYRFVIDIQNSLK, from the exons ATGGCTGGTGACTCAAAGTACCCATTGGTGCCTGG GCATGAGATTGTTGGGCTTGTCACAGAGGTTGGTTCCAGTGTTAAAGGTTTCAAAGTTGGTGACCATGCTGGTGTTGGCACGTATGTTGATTCATGTGGAGAGTGCGAGTATTGTAATGATTTTGTAGAAGTTCATTGTTCGAAAGGATCAATTTTGACTTTCAACGGCCTTGATTCAGATGGCACTGTCACAAAAGGGGGATATTCCAGCTACATCATAGTTAAGGAGAG GTACTGCTACAGGATACCTGATGGCTACCCATTAGCTATGGCAGCACCTTTGCTGTGTGCTGGAATCACAGTGTACACTCCCATGATGCGTCATAAGATGAACCAACCTGACAAATCTCTTGGAGTCATTGGGCTAGGTGGCCTTGGTCACATGGCAGTGAAGTTTGGAAAAGCTTTTGGTTTGAATGTAACAGTGTTCAGTACAAGTGAATCCAAGAAAGAAGCAGCACTCAAACTTCTTGGAGCAGACAAATTTGTGATCTCATCAGACAAGAAGCAGATGGAG TCCATGACAAATTCCCTGGACTTCATCATTGACACTGCTTCTGGTGATCACCCCTTTGATCCTTACTTGTCACTGCTGAAGGTTGGTGGAGTTCTAGTCCTAGTGGGCTTTCCTAGTGAAGTCCGCCTGCATCCTGGAAGTCTTAGTTATG GTTCAAGAACTATTGCTGGTAGTTTGACCGGTGGTACCAAAGAGACACAAGCAATGCTGGAATTCTGTGCAGCAAACAAAGTATACCCAGAAATTGAACTCATTAACATTCAGTACATAAATGAGGCACTTGAGAGGCTTGTAAAAAGAGATGTGAAGTATCGTTTCGTGATTGATATTCAAAACTCTCTCAAGTGA
- the LOC105043275 gene encoding uncharacterized protein, with protein sequence MPATNLSPFLFLALFLLLATAARPEGLGGAEDDACPAGLPSGGNSSTSVAASSSSCPINCFRADPVCGVDGVTYWCGCPEAACAGVRVAKRGPCQVGSGGSGLVSGQALLLVHIVWLIVIGFSVLFGFL encoded by the coding sequence ATGCCCGCGACCAACCTCTCCCCCTTCCTCTTCCTCGCCCTCTTCCTCCTCCTGGCGACCGCCGCCCGGCCAGAGGGCCTCGGAGGCGCCGAAGACGACGCTTGCCCTGCCGGCCTGCCTTCCGGCGGCAACTCCTCCACCTCCGtcgccgcctcctcctcctcctgcccCATCAACTGCTTCCGGGCCGATCCTGTCTGCGGCGTCGACGGCGTCACATACTGGTGCGGCTGCCCGGAGGCCGCGTGCGCCGGCGTCCGGGTGGCCAAGAGGGGACCCTGCCAGGTGGGTAGCGGCGGCAGCGGCCTCGTCTCTGGCCAGGCCCTCCTCCTCGTCCACATCGTCTGGCTCATCGTCATCGGCTTCTCCGTCCTGTTCGGCTTtctatga